A window of the Nycticebus coucang isolate mNycCou1 chromosome 3, mNycCou1.pri, whole genome shotgun sequence genome harbors these coding sequences:
- the TMED1 gene encoding transmembrane emp24 domain-containing protein 1 isoform X2: MAAAACLAVALWLLLFPVGVAGAGPPPIQDGEFTFLLPAGRKQCFYQSAPANASLETEYQVIGGAGLDVDFTLESPQGVLLVSDSRKADGMHTVEPTEAGDYKLCFDNSFSTISEKLVFFELIFDSLQDDEEVEGWAEAVEPEEMLDVKMEDIKESIETMRSRLERTCVSTALCGIRLGKQILAFAVWSPILDHGGKGLLVLGAGKETQLQSCCQDSCFIQ, encoded by the exons ATGGCGGCCGCCGCGTGCCTAGCCGTCGCACTGTGGCTATTACTATTTCCAGTGGGTGTGGCGGGGGCCGGACCCCCGCCGATCCAGGATGGCGAGTTCACGTTCCTGTTGCCTGCGGGGAGGAAGCAGTGTTTTTACCAGTCTGCGCCGGCCAATGCAAGCCTTGAGACTGAGTACCAG GTGATTGGAGGTGCTGGGCTGGACGTGGATTTCACACTGGAGAGCCCTCAAGGTGTGCTGTTGGTCAGCGATTCCCGCAAGGCTGATGGGATGCACAC GGTGGAGCCCACAGAGGCAGGAGACTACAAGCTTTGTTTTGACAACTCCTTCAGCACCATCTCTGAGAAGCTAGTGTTCTTCGAGCTCATCTTTGACAGTTTGCAAGATGATGAGGAGGTCGAGGGCTGGGCAGAGGCCGTGGAGCCAGAGGAGATGCTGGATGTCAAAATGGAGGACATTAAG GAGTCCATCGAGACCATGAGGAGCAGGCTGGAGCGCA CCTGTGTCAGCACTGCCCTGTGTGGGATAAGGCTTGGGAAGCAAATCCTGGCCTTCGCTGTCTGGTCCCCTATACTGGATCATGGTGGGAAGGGCCTGCTTGTTCTAGGGGCTGGGAAGGAAACACAACTGCAGAGTTGTTGCCAGGATAGTTGCTTTATTCAATAA
- the TMED1 gene encoding transmembrane emp24 domain-containing protein 1 isoform X1, producing MAAAACLAVALWLLLFPVGVAGAGPPPIQDGEFTFLLPAGRKQCFYQSAPANASLETEYQVIGGAGLDVDFTLESPQGVLLVSDSRKADGMHTVEPTEAGDYKLCFDNSFSTISEKLVFFELIFDSLQDDEEVEGWAEAVEPEEMLDVKMEDIKESIETMRSRLERSIQMLTLLRAFEARDRNLQEGNLERVNFWSAINMAVLLLVAVLQVCTVKRFFQDKRPVPT from the exons ATGGCGGCCGCCGCGTGCCTAGCCGTCGCACTGTGGCTATTACTATTTCCAGTGGGTGTGGCGGGGGCCGGACCCCCGCCGATCCAGGATGGCGAGTTCACGTTCCTGTTGCCTGCGGGGAGGAAGCAGTGTTTTTACCAGTCTGCGCCGGCCAATGCAAGCCTTGAGACTGAGTACCAG GTGATTGGAGGTGCTGGGCTGGACGTGGATTTCACACTGGAGAGCCCTCAAGGTGTGCTGTTGGTCAGCGATTCCCGCAAGGCTGATGGGATGCACAC GGTGGAGCCCACAGAGGCAGGAGACTACAAGCTTTGTTTTGACAACTCCTTCAGCACCATCTCTGAGAAGCTAGTGTTCTTCGAGCTCATCTTTGACAGTTTGCAAGATGATGAGGAGGTCGAGGGCTGGGCAGAGGCCGTGGAGCCAGAGGAGATGCTGGATGTCAAAATGGAGGACATTAAG GAGTCCATCGAGACCATGAGGAGCAGGCTGGAGCGCAGTATCCAAATGCTGACACTGCTGCGGGCCTTTGAGGCACGTGACCGCAACCTGCAGGAGGGTAACCTAGAACGAGTCAACTTTTGGTCAGCCATCAACATGGCTGTCCTACTGCTGGTGGCTGTGCTGCAGGTCTGCACGGTCAAGCGCTTCTTCCAGGACAAGCGCCCTGTGCCCACGTAG